In Bradyrhizobium sp. CCBAU 051011, the following are encoded in one genomic region:
- the hutC gene encoding histidine utilization repressor, whose protein sequence is MSLATDRGKPVAADKPTLYKQIRIDIERRILTGEWPPGHRIPFEHELMSLYGCSRMTVSKALSELAQADLIERRRKAGSFVRRPTFLSAVLKISDIRAEIGALGRSYGYELIQCSRRAANAADRARLGASKTGKVIAIACRHSADDVPFAIEDRLIDLDAVPEAATADFATEPPGTWLLHHVPWTEAEHSISAIVADEQAAAALDIAIGAPCLVIDRHTWRSARPLTAVRLLYPGESHKLVARFKGG, encoded by the coding sequence ATGAGCCTCGCCACCGATCGCGGCAAACCCGTCGCAGCCGACAAGCCGACGCTGTACAAGCAGATCCGGATCGATATCGAGCGCCGCATCCTGACCGGAGAATGGCCGCCCGGTCACCGCATCCCGTTTGAGCACGAGCTGATGTCGCTCTATGGCTGCTCGCGCATGACGGTGAGCAAGGCGCTGTCGGAGCTCGCGCAAGCCGATCTTATCGAGCGGCGGCGCAAGGCCGGCAGCTTTGTCCGCCGGCCCACATTTCTGTCGGCGGTGCTCAAGATCTCCGACATCCGTGCGGAGATCGGCGCGCTCGGCCGCAGTTACGGCTATGAGCTGATCCAGTGCTCGCGACGCGCCGCAAATGCCGCCGACCGAGCCCGCCTCGGCGCAAGCAAAACCGGCAAGGTGATCGCGATTGCATGCCGTCACAGCGCCGACGACGTGCCGTTCGCCATCGAGGACAGGCTGATCGACCTCGACGCGGTGCCCGAAGCGGCCACGGCGGATTTTGCGACCGAGCCACCTGGCACGTGGCTGCTTCACCATGTGCCATGGACGGAAGCCGAACATTCGATCAGCGCCATCGTAGCTGACGAGCAAGCTGCGGCGGCATTGGACATCGCGATTGGCGCCCCCTGCCTCGTGATCGACCGGCACACCTGGCGCAGCGCCCGGCCGCTGACCGCCGTGCGCCTGCTCTATCCGGGCGAGTCCCATAAACTGGTTGCTCGCTTCAAAGGCGGCTGA
- a CDS encoding formimidoylglutamate deiminase, translating to MSTLHFASALLPSGWADDVQVVVTEQTIAKVTAGVPPGPHDERHRLAIPGIASLHSHAFQRGMAGLAETRGDSADTFWTWRETMYRFALEMTPDDTEAVATLLYVEMLEQGYTRVGEFHYLHHDHDGAPYANPAEMAMRIARAAEIAGIGLTLLPSFYAHGSFGGAAPHAGQRRFICSVDQFTKLIDATRIAIRALPGANVGIAPHSLRAVTPDELAAVAPLAEGGPVHIHAAEQTKEVEDCIAWSGRRPVEWLLEHAPVDQRWCLIHATHMTEAETIALARSGAVAGLCPVTEGSLGDGIFPAREFLGAGGRFGIGTDSNVLVGVTDELRQLEYGQRLKHGERNMLSSGPGLSTGRALFEAALTGGAQALAQPTAGLQAGARADIVTLDTTQPSLAGRHGDAVLDGWIFATSAGAVDTVWAGGAKVVENGRHRLRESARDTFNTTVRRLVA from the coding sequence ATGTCGACACTGCATTTCGCATCAGCGCTGCTCCCCTCCGGGTGGGCCGATGACGTGCAGGTGGTGGTGACGGAACAGACCATCGCGAAGGTTACGGCCGGCGTTCCGCCGGGACCGCACGACGAACGCCACAGGCTGGCCATTCCGGGGATAGCGAGCCTGCACAGCCATGCGTTCCAGCGTGGCATGGCGGGGCTTGCCGAAACGCGCGGCGATTCTGCGGATACGTTCTGGACATGGCGCGAGACCATGTATCGCTTCGCGCTCGAGATGACGCCGGACGACACCGAAGCCGTCGCCACGCTGCTCTATGTCGAGATGCTCGAGCAAGGCTATACGCGCGTCGGCGAATTCCACTATCTCCACCATGACCACGACGGCGCGCCCTACGCCAATCCCGCCGAGATGGCGATGCGAATTGCGCGGGCGGCCGAAATCGCCGGCATCGGATTGACGCTGCTGCCGAGTTTTTACGCACACGGCTCATTCGGCGGGGCTGCGCCCCATGCCGGCCAGCGCCGATTCATCTGCTCGGTTGACCAGTTTACGAAGCTGATCGACGCGACGCGCATCGCCATTCGCGCGTTGCCCGGAGCCAATGTCGGCATTGCGCCGCACAGCCTGCGCGCCGTGACGCCGGACGAATTGGCGGCCGTGGCGCCACTGGCAGAAGGCGGACCGGTGCATATCCATGCCGCTGAACAGACAAAAGAAGTTGAGGACTGTATCGCCTGGTCGGGCCGGCGGCCGGTTGAGTGGCTGCTCGAACATGCACCCGTCGATCAGCGCTGGTGTCTCATCCATGCGACCCATATGACGGAGGCGGAAACCATCGCGCTCGCACGAAGCGGCGCGGTCGCCGGACTCTGCCCGGTCACCGAAGGCAGCCTTGGCGACGGCATTTTTCCGGCCCGCGAATTCCTCGGGGCCGGCGGCCGGTTCGGCATCGGTACGGACTCCAACGTGCTGGTCGGCGTCACCGACGAACTGCGTCAGCTTGAATATGGCCAGCGCTTGAAGCACGGCGAACGCAATATGCTGTCCAGCGGTCCCGGCCTGTCGACCGGCCGTGCGCTGTTCGAAGCAGCGCTCACCGGCGGCGCCCAGGCGCTCGCGCAGCCAACCGCCGGGCTTCAGGCAGGTGCGCGCGCGGACATCGTGACCCTCGATACCACCCAACCCTCGCTCGCCGGACGTCACGGAGACGCCGTCCTCGACGGCTGGATTTTTGCGACGAGCGCGGGCGCCGTCGACACGGTCTGGGCAGGCGGCGCCAAGGTCGTCGAGAATGGACGCCACAGGCTCCGCGAGAGCGCGCGGGACACGTTCAACACAACGGTCCGGAGGCTCGTGGCATGA
- the hutI gene encoding imidazolonepropionase: MAERFDRIWLNARLATVREDLPGLGVIEDGVVAARGGRIAFAGNRSDLALDVDANERIDCAGRWITPGLVDCHTHLVFGGNRAHEFELRLQGASYEEIARAGGGIVSTVAATRASSEAELVAGALPRLDALIGEGVTTLEIKSGYGLNTETEMRQLSAARALGDKRPVAIKTSFLGAHALPPEADGDKDRYIDLVCREMLPAVAQAGLADAVDAFMEGIAFSGEQTTRVFRAAKALGLPVKLHADQLSNLGGAALAAEFSALSADHLEHTDEAGVAAMARAGTVAVLLPGAFYFIRETKKPPVQLFRTHGVKMALATDCNPGSSPLTSLLLAMNMAATLFRMTVAECLTGVTREGARALGILGETGTLQAGKWCDLAIWDIERPAELIYRMGFNPLHSRVWRGQ, translated from the coding sequence ATGGCCGAGCGCTTCGATCGAATCTGGCTTAACGCCCGGCTCGCCACGGTCCGGGAGGATCTGCCCGGGCTCGGTGTGATCGAGGACGGCGTGGTCGCCGCGCGCGGCGGCCGCATCGCCTTCGCAGGCAATCGTTCCGACCTTGCATTGGACGTCGACGCGAATGAACGGATTGATTGCGCCGGGCGCTGGATCACGCCGGGACTGGTGGATTGTCACACCCATCTGGTGTTTGGCGGAAACCGTGCGCATGAGTTCGAGTTGCGACTGCAGGGTGCAAGCTACGAAGAAATCGCGCGTGCCGGGGGCGGCATTGTCTCGACGGTCGCGGCAACGCGGGCGTCCAGCGAGGCCGAGCTTGTGGCCGGCGCGTTGCCAAGGCTCGACGCCCTGATTGGCGAGGGCGTGACGACGCTGGAGATCAAATCCGGCTATGGCCTCAATACGGAAACCGAGATGCGCCAACTGTCGGCAGCGCGGGCGCTGGGAGACAAGCGGCCGGTCGCCATCAAGACATCGTTTCTTGGCGCGCACGCGCTGCCGCCGGAAGCTGATGGCGACAAGGACCGATACATCGACCTTGTCTGCCGCGAGATGTTGCCGGCAGTGGCGCAGGCCGGATTGGCCGACGCGGTTGATGCCTTCATGGAAGGCATTGCGTTCTCGGGAGAGCAAACGACGCGGGTGTTCCGCGCGGCCAAGGCGCTCGGATTGCCGGTCAAGCTGCACGCGGATCAACTGTCGAACCTCGGGGGAGCCGCGCTTGCCGCGGAATTTTCCGCTTTATCCGCCGATCATCTGGAGCACACGGACGAGGCCGGCGTTGCCGCCATGGCGCGGGCAGGGACGGTGGCCGTCCTGCTGCCGGGCGCATTCTATTTCATTCGCGAGACGAAAAAGCCGCCGGTCCAACTGTTCCGCACCCACGGCGTGAAGATGGCGCTTGCCACCGACTGCAATCCCGGCAGCTCGCCGCTGACATCGCTGCTGCTGGCCATGAATATGGCCGCGACCCTGTTCCGAATGACCGTTGCCGAATGCCTCACCGGCGTAACGCGGGAAGGTGCGCGCGCGCTCGGCATTCTCGGCGAGACCGGTACGCTCCAGGCCGGCAAGTGGTGCGATCTCGCGATCTGGGATATCGAGCGGCCGGCCGAGCTCATTTACCGGATGGGTTTCAATCCGTTGCACAGCCGGGTGTGGAGGGGACAGTGA
- the hutH gene encoding histidine ammonia-lyase — MSHPDSSIVVSPGRVSLDDLAQVLAGAPVVLDPSFWPRVEAASSIVAAAARAEAPVYGINTGFGKLASKRIAADQTALLQHNLIVSHCCGVGPPTPEPIVRLMMALKVVSLGRGASGVRREIIEQLQAMLARGICPLVPQQGSVGASGDLAPLAHMTAVMIGEGQALVGGSVVPAREALAAANLTPITLGPKEGLALINGTQFSTAYAISGLLRAHGLACAALATGALSVDAAMASTAPFRPEIQQLREHAGQIAAAATLMALLEGSDIRMSHLEGDERVQDPYCLRCQPQVAGAALDLLTQAARTLAIEANAVTDNPLVLVDTGEIVSGGNFHAEPVAFAADQIALALSEIGAISERRIATLVDPALNFGLPPFLTPDPGLNSGFMIAEVTAAALYAENKQRAAACSIDSTPTSANQEDHVSMAAHAARRLSDMADNLATILGIELLVAAQGITLRAPHSTSPALAAVIAALREQVPALGSDRYMADDLAKATALVASGALPMAAMSVLEQNPFPILAERGHLP; from the coding sequence GTGAGCCACCCCGACTCCTCCATTGTGGTTTCGCCTGGAAGGGTCAGCCTCGACGATCTGGCGCAGGTCCTTGCCGGTGCTCCGGTCGTGCTCGATCCATCCTTCTGGCCGCGCGTTGAAGCTGCATCTTCGATCGTTGCCGCGGCTGCGCGCGCGGAAGCACCCGTCTACGGCATTAATACCGGATTCGGAAAACTGGCGTCGAAACGGATCGCGGCCGACCAGACGGCGCTGCTGCAGCACAATCTCATTGTGTCGCATTGCTGCGGGGTAGGGCCGCCGACGCCCGAGCCGATCGTCCGGTTGATGATGGCGCTCAAGGTCGTCTCGCTGGGGCGAGGCGCTTCAGGCGTGCGCCGCGAAATCATCGAGCAGCTTCAGGCCATGCTGGCGCGAGGCATTTGTCCGCTGGTGCCGCAGCAGGGATCGGTCGGAGCGTCCGGCGATCTGGCGCCGCTCGCACATATGACCGCCGTCATGATCGGCGAGGGGCAGGCGCTGGTCGGCGGAAGCGTTGTGCCGGCGCGCGAGGCGCTGGCCGCCGCCAATCTCACGCCGATCACGCTCGGGCCGAAGGAAGGCCTTGCTCTGATCAACGGCACGCAGTTTTCCACCGCTTATGCCATTTCCGGATTGCTGCGCGCCCATGGCCTGGCTTGCGCGGCGCTTGCGACAGGCGCCTTGTCGGTCGATGCGGCAATGGCTTCGACGGCGCCGTTTCGCCCGGAAATCCAGCAACTGCGGGAGCATGCCGGACAAATCGCGGCAGCCGCCACTCTGATGGCATTGCTTGAAGGCAGTGATATCCGCATGTCGCACCTCGAAGGCGATGAGCGCGTGCAGGATCCCTATTGCCTGCGCTGCCAACCCCAGGTGGCCGGCGCCGCGCTTGATCTGCTCACGCAAGCCGCTCGCACGTTGGCGATCGAAGCCAACGCCGTCACGGATAATCCGCTGGTCCTGGTCGACACCGGAGAGATCGTCTCGGGCGGCAATTTTCACGCGGAGCCGGTCGCGTTTGCCGCCGATCAGATCGCATTGGCGCTGTCCGAGATCGGCGCGATCAGCGAGCGGCGCATCGCGACCCTCGTCGATCCCGCGCTCAATTTCGGCCTGCCGCCGTTCCTCACTCCCGATCCCGGCCTCAACTCCGGCTTCATGATCGCCGAAGTGACGGCGGCCGCGCTCTACGCCGAGAACAAGCAACGCGCCGCCGCCTGTTCGATCGATTCGACGCCGACCAGCGCCAACCAGGAAGACCATGTGTCAATGGCCGCGCACGCCGCGCGCCGCTTGTCCGACATGGCGGACAATCTTGCCACTATCCTCGGCATCGAACTGCTGGTTGCAGCGCAGGGCATCACCCTGCGCGCACCGCATTCGACCAGTCCCGCCCTTGCGGCTGTCATTGCAGCGTTGCGCGAACAGGTGCCGGCGCTGGGTAGCGATCGCTACATGGCCGACGATCTCGCCAAGGCAACGGCGCTGGTTGCATCCGGTGCATTGCCGATGGCCGCGATGTCGGTCCTCGAACAGAACCCGTTTCCAATCCTTGCCGAGAGAGGCCATTTGCCATGA